GTATGCTGGGCACATGACCGACACCCACTGCCACCTCGACTTCTGCGACGACCCCGCGGCAGCGGCCGACCCGGACCTGGCGGCCATCATTACGGTCGGCACCACGGTAGCACGCTCCGAAAGGAGCGTAGGCTTCGCCGAGCGCCTCACGAACGTGTGGGCGGCGGCCGGTATCCATCCCAACGACGCCGGGGACGCGGCGGAGAGGACCGCCCGCG
This region of Deinococcota bacterium genomic DNA includes:
- a CDS encoding TatD family hydrolase, yielding MTDTHCHLDFCDDPAAAADPDLAAIITVGTTVARSERSVGFAERLTNVWAAAGIHPNDAGDAAERTAR